The Palaemon carinicauda isolate YSFRI2023 chromosome 33, ASM3689809v2, whole genome shotgun sequence genome contains a region encoding:
- the LOC137626143 gene encoding pleckstrin homology-like domain family B member 1 — protein MSSLYNYSVIKTCIDQLPTGILYKARDKEEERGLLQKEKPALQGLLQKEKPALQGLLQKEKPALQGLLQKEKPTLQGLLQKEKPALQGLLQKEKPTLQGLLQKEKPALQGLLQKEEPALQGLLQKEKPTLQGLLQKEKPALQGLLQKEKPTLQGLFQKEKPALQGLLQKEKPTLQGLLQKEKV, from the exons ATGAGCAGCTTATACAATTATTCAGTTATAAAAACATGTATTGACCAGCTTCCAACTGGCATTTTGTACAAGGCTAGAGATAAGGAAGAGGAAAGAG GATTGCTTCAAAAAGAAAAACCTGCACTTCAAGGATTGCTTCAAAAAGAAAAACCTGCACTTCAAGGATTGCTTCAAAAAGAAAAACCTGCACTTCAAGGATTGCTTCAAAAAGAAAAACCTACACTTCAAGGATTGCTTCAAAAAGAAAAACCTGCACTTCAAGGATTGCTTCAAAAAGAAAAACCTACACTTCAAGGATTGCTTCAAAAAGAAAAACCTGCACTTCAAGGATTGCTTCAAAAAGAAGAACCTGCACTTCAAGGATTGCTTCAAAAAGAAAAACCTACACTTCAAGGATTGCTTCAAAAAGAAAAACCTGCACTTCAAGGATTGCTTCAAAAAGAAAAACCTACACTTCAAGGATTGTTTCAAAAGGAAAAACCTGCACTTCAAGGACTGCTTCAAAAAGAAAAACCTACACTTCAAGGATTGCTTCAAAAAGAAAAAGTGTAA